The Roseovarius indicus genome has a segment encoding these proteins:
- a CDS encoding SspB family protein — MAREIDYGKLMHSAMRGLIQEVLSDVRDHGLPGNHHFFITFDTTHPEARLAPWLRERYPTEMTVVMQHWFDNLEVNDDGFGVTLNFGDEPESLYIPYDAIQTFVDPSVEFGLRFESHEDDEDDDSAEDDEQADFAEDVEDETEKKDAEVVSLDSFRK; from the coding sequence ATGGCGCGAGAGATCGACTACGGAAAACTCATGCACAGCGCGATGCGCGGCCTCATCCAGGAGGTTCTTTCGGATGTGCGCGATCATGGGTTGCCCGGAAACCACCATTTCTTCATCACCTTCGACACCACCCACCCGGAGGCCCGGCTGGCGCCCTGGCTGCGGGAACGCTACCCGACCGAGATGACCGTGGTGATGCAGCACTGGTTCGACAATCTCGAGGTCAACGACGACGGCTTTGGCGTCACGCTGAATTTCGGCGACGAGCCGGAAAGCCTCTACATCCCCTATGACGCCATCCAGACCTTCGTCGACCCCTCGGTCGAGTTCGGCCTCCGCTTCGAAAGCCACGAAGACGACGAGGACGACGACAGCGCCGAGGACGACGAGCAGGCCGATTTCGCCGAGGATGTCGAGGACGAGACGGAGAAGAAGGACGCCGAGGTCGTCAGCCTCGACAGCTTCCGCAAGTGA
- a CDS encoding class I SAM-dependent methyltransferase: protein MANDMGLFLGEMLRHPAEVSALLPSSSAVAWRMTEGLHRNIGPVVEIGPGTGSFTKAILARGVPPEQLTLLETNDRFCDILRQRFPGVRVLNRPAQDIEKLGLSELGAVVSGVPVLARPKIQREVVGPAFRLMKPGGFFTQITYSPNPPISAEMQRELGLSVERLGTIWVNLPPARVFVFRRRTH, encoded by the coding sequence ATGGCAAACGATATGGGGCTTTTCCTTGGTGAAATGCTGCGCCACCCGGCAGAGGTTTCGGCCCTCCTGCCCTCCTCCAGCGCCGTCGCCTGGCGCATGACCGAAGGGCTGCACCGCAATATCGGCCCGGTGGTCGAGATCGGCCCGGGTACGGGCAGCTTCACCAAGGCGATCCTCGCCCGCGGGGTGCCGCCCGAGCAGCTGACGCTGCTGGAAACCAACGACCGCTTCTGCGACATCCTCCGCCAGCGCTTTCCCGGTGTCCGCGTCCTCAACCGCCCGGCGCAGGATATCGAGAAGCTGGGCCTCTCCGAGCTTGGCGCCGTCGTCTCGGGCGTGCCGGTGCTGGCCCGTCCGAAGATCCAGCGCGAGGTGGTGGGCCCGGCCTTCCGCCTGATGAAACCCGGCGGCTTCTTCACCCAGATCACCTACAGCCCCAACCCGCCCATCTCGGCCGAGATGCAGCGCGAGCTGGGGCTCTCGGTCGAGAGGCTGGGCACCATCTGGGTCAACCTGCCGCCCGCGCGCGTCTTCGTCTTCCGCCGCCGCACGCATTGA
- the fumC gene encoding class II fumarate hydratase, with product MTDTRTETDSFGPLEVPADKYWGAQTQRSIMNFPIGWEKQPVAVVRALGVIKKACAMANKVQGTLDAKLADAIIEAAGEVIDGKLDDNFPLVVWQTGSGTQSNMNANEVIANRAIEILGGTMGTKDPVHPNDHCNMGQSSNDTFPTAMHISTATTAHNVLLPGLAKLHAALEQKVQQFDGIIKIGRTHTQDATPLTLSQEFSGYAHQVAMGIERVRGALGRIYELAQGGTAVGTGLNTRKGWDVTVAANMAEITGLPFVTAPNKFEALAAHDAMVEISGALKTVAASLFKIANDIRLLGSGPRCGLGELILPENEPGSSIMPGKVNPTQCEALTQVCAHVMGNDAAVGFAGSQGHFELNVYKPMMAYNVLQSMQLLGDAASAFTDNLIDGLEANSDRIEKLMRESLMLVTALAPEIGYDNATKVAKTAHKNGTTLKEEAIALGFVDAETFDRVVRPEQMIGPK from the coding sequence ATGACCGACACCCGCACCGAAACCGACAGCTTCGGCCCTCTCGAGGTGCCCGCCGACAAGTACTGGGGGGCGCAGACGCAACGCTCGATCATGAACTTCCCCATCGGCTGGGAGAAACAGCCGGTGGCGGTAGTGCGGGCGCTGGGGGTCATCAAGAAGGCCTGCGCCATGGCCAACAAGGTACAGGGCACGCTGGACGCCAAGCTCGCCGACGCCATCATCGAGGCCGCGGGCGAGGTGATCGACGGCAAGCTCGACGACAACTTCCCGCTGGTGGTCTGGCAGACGGGCTCGGGCACGCAGTCCAACATGAACGCCAACGAGGTCATCGCCAACCGTGCGATCGAGATCCTGGGCGGCACCATGGGCACCAAGGACCCCGTGCACCCCAATGATCACTGCAACATGGGGCAAAGCTCGAACGACACCTTCCCGACGGCGATGCATATCTCGACCGCCACGACGGCGCATAACGTGCTGCTGCCGGGGCTGGCCAAGCTGCACGCGGCGCTGGAGCAGAAGGTTCAGCAGTTCGACGGCATCATCAAGATCGGCCGCACCCACACGCAGGACGCCACGCCGCTGACGCTGAGCCAGGAATTCTCGGGCTATGCCCACCAGGTCGCCATGGGGATCGAACGGGTGCGCGGCGCGCTCGGGCGGATCTACGAGCTGGCGCAGGGCGGCACGGCCGTCGGCACCGGGCTCAACACCCGCAAGGGCTGGGACGTGACGGTGGCCGCCAACATGGCGGAAATCACCGGCCTGCCCTTCGTGACCGCGCCCAACAAGTTCGAGGCGCTGGCGGCGCATGACGCCATGGTCGAAATCTCGGGCGCGCTGAAAACCGTCGCGGCCTCGCTCTTCAAGATCGCCAACGACATACGCCTCTTGGGCTCGGGCCCCCGCTGCGGGTTGGGCGAGCTGATCCTGCCGGAAAACGAGCCGGGCTCCTCGATCATGCCCGGCAAGGTGAACCCCACCCAGTGCGAGGCGCTGACGCAGGTCTGCGCGCATGTGATGGGCAATGACGCGGCGGTGGGCTTCGCCGGCTCGCAGGGCCATTTCGAGCTCAACGTCTACAAGCCGATGATGGCCTATAACGTGCTGCAATCCATGCAGCTTCTGGGCGACGCGGCCTCGGCCTTCACCGATAACCTGATCGACGGGCTGGAAGCCAACAGCGACCGGATCGAGAAGCTGATGCGCGAGTCGCTGATGCTGGTCACGGCGCTGGCGCCCGAGATCGGCTATGACAACGCCACCAAGGTCGCCAAGACCGCGCACAAGAACGGCACGACGCTCAAGGAAGAAGCCATCGCGCTGGGCTTCGTCGATGCCGAAACCTTCGACCGCGTGGTCCGGCCGGAACAGATGATCGGCCCGAAATGA
- a CDS encoding DUF4169 family protein encodes MSGKPVNLNRVRKDKARAEKRARADENAVKFGRTKAEKARDADAADKAGKHIDGHKRDR; translated from the coding sequence ATGAGCGGCAAACCGGTCAACCTGAACCGGGTCCGCAAGGACAAGGCCCGGGCGGAGAAACGCGCCCGGGCCGACGAGAATGCCGTGAAATTCGGCCGGACGAAGGCTGAGAAGGCCCGCGATGCTGACGCCGCCGACAAGGCCGGCAAACATATCGACGGGCACAAGCGCGACAGATGA
- a CDS encoding ribbon-helix-helix domain-containing protein yields the protein MSHRPVKHSLTLRGHRTSVSLEAEFWDAFRTIAADRGQPINALAAEIDEARGTDLGLASAIRLFVLRHYQDRAI from the coding sequence ATGAGCCACCGCCCCGTCAAGCACTCGCTCACGCTGCGCGGCCACCGCACCAGCGTCTCGCTCGAGGCGGAATTCTGGGACGCCTTCCGCACCATCGCCGCCGACCGCGGCCAGCCCATCAACGCGCTCGCCGCCGAGATCGACGAGGCGCGCGGCACCGATCTGGGCCTCGCCTCGGCCATCCGGCTCTTCGTACTGCGGCATTACCAGGACCGGGCCATCTAA